One part of the Streptomyces sp. AM 2-1-1 genome encodes these proteins:
- a CDS encoding aldo/keto reductase, whose amino-acid sequence MRYIKLRNLEVSRIGLGAMGMSHGYTGSGTDDAESIRTVHRALELGVTLIDTAEIYGPYTNEELLGRALQGRRDKVVLATKFGLVSHGGDGAWNLDSSPANIRTAVEGSLKRLGTDHIDLYYQHRVDPNTPIEETAGAVGELIAEGKVRGFGLSEAGPDTIRRAHAVQPVTAVQSEYSLFTRGIEERVLPVLRELNIGLVPFSPLGRGMLTGTVRSPDQFDENDFRRDNPRFTGENFQRNLALADQVKALADEVGATPGQVALAWLLAQGDDIAPIPGTKRVSRVEENAAADTVTLTAQQIETLTALPPAAGDTHTEAQARMLER is encoded by the coding sequence TGCGTAACCTGGAGGTTTCCCGGATCGGGCTGGGCGCGATGGGCATGTCACACGGCTACACCGGCTCCGGCACGGACGACGCGGAGTCGATCCGCACCGTGCACCGGGCGCTGGAGCTGGGCGTCACCCTGATCGACACCGCCGAGATCTACGGCCCCTACACCAACGAGGAGCTGCTCGGCCGGGCCCTGCAGGGGCGCCGGGACAAGGTGGTCCTGGCGACGAAGTTCGGCCTGGTCTCGCACGGCGGCGACGGCGCGTGGAACCTGGACTCCTCCCCGGCCAACATCCGCACGGCTGTCGAGGGCTCGCTGAAGCGCCTGGGCACCGATCACATCGACCTGTACTACCAGCACCGGGTCGACCCGAACACGCCGATCGAGGAGACCGCGGGCGCCGTCGGTGAGCTGATCGCCGAGGGCAAGGTGCGGGGCTTCGGGCTCTCGGAGGCGGGCCCGGACACGATCCGCCGCGCGCACGCCGTGCAGCCGGTCACCGCGGTGCAGTCGGAGTACTCGCTGTTCACCCGGGGGATCGAGGAGCGGGTGCTGCCCGTACTGCGGGAGCTGAACATCGGCCTGGTGCCGTTCTCCCCGCTGGGCCGCGGAATGCTGACCGGCACGGTGCGCTCCCCCGACCAATTCGACGAGAACGACTTCCGCCGTGACAACCCGCGTTTCACCGGCGAGAACTTCCAGCGCAACCTGGCCCTCGCCGATCAGGTCAAGGCCCTGGCCGACGAGGTCGGTGCGACGCCGGGGCAGGTGGCGCTGGCCTGGCTGCTGGCCCAAGGCGACGACATCGCCCCGATCCCCGGCACCAAGCGCGTGTCCCGGGTGGAGGAGAACGCCGCCGCCGACACCGTCACCCTCACCGCGCAGCAGATCGAGACGCTGACCGCCCTCCCGCCGGCCGCCGGCGACACCCACACCGAGGCCCAGGCCCGGATGCTGGAGCGCTGA
- a CDS encoding alcohol dehydrogenase catalytic domain-containing protein — translation MRAAVMYGAGDVRVEDRPDPKIDQPTDAVVRVVASCVCGSDLWPYASMPATDTGRPMGHEFLGVIEDTGADVTGLTAGDLVVAPFTYSDNTCDYCAKGLHISCRHGGRYGFDGVDGGQGEAVRVPQAAGTLVKLPVAADSALLPSLLALSDVMTTGHHGAVTAGVRRGDTVLVVGDGAVGLCAVIAAKRLGAERIVLAGRHTARTDLGRDFGVTDVVAERGEEAIARIRDLTGGVDKVIEAVGTRQSFDTALGAVLDGGTVSRLGVPQYEQGPIGPALFMRNITLTGGASPARAYIEQLLPDVLNGTITPGRVFDQEFTLGRTPDAYQAMADRQVLKALIRP, via the coding sequence ATGCGTGCAGCCGTGATGTACGGCGCCGGCGACGTCCGTGTCGAAGACCGGCCCGACCCGAAGATCGACCAGCCCACCGACGCGGTCGTCCGCGTCGTCGCGTCCTGCGTGTGCGGCAGCGACCTGTGGCCCTACGCCTCCATGCCCGCCACCGACACCGGCCGCCCCATGGGGCACGAGTTCCTCGGCGTCATCGAGGACACCGGCGCGGACGTCACCGGCCTGACGGCGGGCGACCTGGTCGTCGCCCCGTTCACCTACAGCGACAACACCTGCGACTACTGCGCCAAGGGCCTGCACATCTCCTGCCGCCACGGCGGCCGGTACGGCTTCGACGGCGTCGACGGCGGACAGGGCGAAGCCGTCCGCGTCCCACAGGCCGCCGGCACCCTGGTCAAGCTCCCGGTGGCTGCGGACTCCGCGCTGCTGCCGTCCCTGCTGGCCCTGTCCGACGTCATGACCACCGGCCACCACGGCGCCGTCACCGCCGGCGTCCGCCGCGGCGACACCGTGCTCGTCGTCGGGGACGGCGCGGTCGGCCTGTGCGCGGTGATCGCCGCCAAGCGGCTCGGGGCCGAGCGGATCGTCCTCGCGGGACGCCATACGGCCCGTACAGATCTCGGCCGTGACTTCGGCGTCACGGACGTGGTCGCCGAACGCGGCGAGGAAGCAATCGCCCGCATCCGCGACCTGACCGGCGGCGTCGACAAGGTCATCGAGGCCGTCGGCACCCGCCAGAGCTTCGACACCGCGCTCGGAGCGGTCCTGGACGGCGGCACCGTCAGCCGCCTCGGCGTCCCTCAGTACGAACAGGGCCCGATCGGGCCGGCCCTCTTCATGCGCAACATCACCCTGACCGGCGGAGCCAGCCCCGCCCGCGCCTACATCGAGCAGCTCCTGCCCGACGTCCTTAACGGCACCATCACCCCCGGCCGCGTCTTCGACCAGGAATTCACCCTCGGCCGGACGCCGGACGCCTACCAGGCCATGGCCGACCGCCAGGTCCTCAAGGCGCTCATCCGCCCCTGA
- a CDS encoding aldo/keto reductase, which yields MKTVTLNNGVEMPLLGFGVYQIPAEDTERTVSDALAAGYRLLDTAAAYGNEEAVGRAIKSSGIPREDLFVTTKLWVQDAPAQDNTRRAFETSLTKLGLDHLDLYLMHQPFGDVYGQWRAMEAANREGLTRAIGVANFYPDRLIDLIVNNEITPQVNQIETHPFFQRTDYHALMREHGVQHQSWGGFAEGKNDLFTNPLLAGIGKEHGKSVAQVVLRWLTQRDVITIPKSVRAERMAENFDVFDFDLTDEQMAQIATLDTGSSLFFDHHDPEMVTWLAKRRLDA from the coding sequence ATGAAGACCGTCACTCTGAACAACGGCGTCGAGATGCCGCTCCTGGGCTTCGGCGTCTACCAGATCCCCGCCGAGGACACCGAACGCACCGTCTCCGACGCGCTCGCCGCCGGCTACCGGCTGCTGGACACCGCCGCCGCCTACGGCAACGAGGAAGCCGTCGGCCGCGCCATCAAGTCCAGCGGCATCCCGCGCGAGGACCTGTTCGTCACCACCAAGCTGTGGGTCCAGGACGCCCCCGCCCAGGACAACACCCGCCGCGCCTTCGAGACCTCGCTGACCAAGCTGGGTCTGGACCACCTCGACCTGTACCTGATGCACCAGCCCTTCGGCGACGTCTACGGCCAGTGGCGCGCCATGGAGGCCGCCAACCGCGAGGGCCTGACCCGCGCGATCGGCGTCGCCAACTTCTACCCCGACCGCCTGATCGACCTGATCGTCAACAACGAGATCACCCCGCAGGTCAACCAGATCGAGACCCACCCCTTCTTCCAGCGCACCGACTACCACGCCCTCATGCGCGAGCACGGCGTGCAGCACCAGTCCTGGGGCGGCTTCGCCGAAGGCAAGAACGACCTGTTCACCAACCCGCTCCTCGCCGGCATCGGCAAGGAGCACGGCAAGTCCGTCGCCCAGGTCGTGCTGCGCTGGCTCACCCAGCGCGACGTCATCACCATCCCCAAGTCCGTACGCGCCGAGCGCATGGCCGAGAACTTCGACGTCTTCGACTTCGACCTCACCGACGAGCAGATGGCCCAGATCGCCACCCTCGACACCGGCAGCTCCCTGTTCTTCGACCACCACGACCCCGAGATGGTCACCTGGCTCGCGAAGCGCCGCCTCGACGCCTGA
- a CDS encoding flavodoxin: MTRTDRLPARRALLRAALLTGAAAMTTPVLAACTRDPDRQTSGQATTAPAPEPSRKPRGILLAYFSRPGENYYYGDRTDLKTGNTEVLARKLHNLIDCDLYRIEAADPYPHDYDATVQRNVREQDTDARPAIKDRLPDLTGYGTILLASPIWNVRAPMIMTTFTDGLDFRGKTVRPVTTYAMSGLGTTERDYAASRPGATIAPGLAVQGEKVRDADTEVEAWLRRIGLSTR, translated from the coding sequence GTGACCCGAACCGACCGTCTGCCCGCGCGGCGCGCCCTCCTGCGTGCCGCACTGCTGACCGGAGCCGCCGCCATGACCACCCCCGTCCTCGCCGCCTGCACACGCGACCCCGACCGGCAGACGTCCGGCCAGGCCACCACAGCCCCGGCACCCGAGCCCTCCCGTAAGCCTCGCGGGATCCTGCTCGCCTACTTCTCCCGGCCGGGCGAGAACTACTACTACGGCGACCGCACCGACCTGAAGACCGGCAACACCGAGGTCCTGGCCCGAAAGCTCCACAACCTGATCGACTGCGACCTCTACCGGATCGAAGCCGCCGACCCCTACCCCCACGATTACGATGCCACCGTCCAGCGCAACGTCAGAGAGCAGGACACCGACGCCCGCCCGGCCATCAAGGACCGCCTGCCCGACCTGACCGGCTACGGCACCATCCTGCTCGCCAGCCCGATCTGGAACGTCCGCGCACCCATGATCATGACTACGTTCACCGACGGGCTGGACTTCCGCGGCAAGACCGTCCGCCCGGTCACCACCTACGCCATGAGCGGCCTGGGCACCACCGAACGCGACTACGCCGCCTCCCGCCCCGGCGCAACCATCGCCCCCGGCCTCGCTGTCCAGGGCGAGAAGGTCAGGGACGCCGACACCGAAGTCGAGGCATGGCTGCGACGCATCGGGCTGTCCACCAGGTGA
- a CDS encoding MFS transporter, with the protein MAVAEGVRAGEGPVRLDGRLRLVLVVLLVAQFMLAVDFSILNVALPVIGDGLGFSLSGLQWIATSFALAAAGFTLLFGRIADLFGRRRLFLAGLAVLGLSSLVGGLAQSPEMLIVARVFQGLATAAVTPAGLSLLTTSFPEGPLRQKALGLNGALMSAGFTTGAILGGVLTDLLSWRWSFFINVPVAVAVLVIAPTAIKESRPAVRPKLDVPGAVAVTLGLLALVFGLTQAGEHGWGSGAALGWLAAGVVLLLVFYAVESKATSPLVPVPVLKKPTVAWGNVAGAIAFLTETSLVFLMTLYLQEVLGFSPLTAGLSFGVLGVGTVVGGSMAPRVIGATSTRTTLLIGGVVQAVATLSLVGLGETGSSMWLLLAATFAGGVGNMLVIVGFMVTATTGLADHEQGMATGLATMTQQIGITMGTPVMSAIAAANTDIHDGITTAVIVNTAVVALGVLTSFFFLRTEKASHAGRSS; encoded by the coding sequence ATGGCCGTTGCCGAGGGTGTACGGGCGGGGGAGGGGCCGGTCCGTCTGGACGGTCGTCTGCGGCTCGTCCTGGTGGTGTTGCTGGTCGCGCAGTTCATGCTGGCGGTGGACTTCTCGATCCTCAACGTGGCGTTGCCGGTGATCGGTGACGGACTGGGCTTCTCGCTGTCGGGGCTGCAGTGGATCGCGACGTCGTTCGCGCTGGCGGCGGCCGGCTTCACCCTGCTGTTCGGGCGGATCGCGGACCTGTTCGGCCGGCGGCGGCTCTTCCTGGCGGGACTCGCGGTCCTCGGACTCTCCTCCCTGGTGGGTGGGTTGGCCCAGAGTCCCGAAATGCTCATCGTGGCGCGGGTGTTCCAGGGTCTGGCGACGGCGGCGGTCACCCCGGCGGGTCTGTCACTGCTGACGACGTCGTTTCCGGAGGGACCGCTGCGGCAGAAAGCACTCGGGCTCAACGGGGCTTTGATGTCGGCGGGGTTCACGACCGGCGCGATCCTGGGCGGGGTGCTGACCGACCTCCTGTCGTGGCGCTGGTCGTTCTTCATCAACGTGCCGGTGGCGGTCGCGGTACTGGTGATCGCGCCGACGGCGATCAAGGAGTCCCGCCCGGCGGTCCGTCCCAAGCTGGACGTGCCGGGCGCGGTGGCGGTGACGCTGGGGCTGCTGGCGCTGGTGTTCGGTCTGACGCAGGCCGGTGAGCACGGCTGGGGTTCGGGTGCGGCGCTGGGATGGCTGGCGGCCGGCGTGGTGCTGCTCCTGGTCTTCTACGCGGTGGAATCGAAGGCGACGAGCCCGCTGGTGCCGGTGCCGGTGCTGAAGAAGCCGACGGTGGCCTGGGGAAACGTCGCCGGTGCGATCGCGTTCCTGACCGAGACGAGCCTGGTCTTCCTGATGACGCTGTACCTCCAGGAGGTACTGGGGTTCTCGCCGCTGACGGCCGGCCTGTCGTTCGGCGTGCTGGGTGTCGGCACGGTGGTGGGCGGCTCGATGGCGCCCCGCGTGATCGGGGCGACGTCCACCCGGACGACGCTGCTGATCGGCGGGGTGGTGCAGGCGGTGGCGACCCTGTCCCTGGTCGGGCTGGGCGAGACCGGTTCGAGCATGTGGCTGCTGCTCGCCGCTACCTTCGCCGGGGGCGTGGGGAACATGCTGGTGATCGTCGGGTTCATGGTCACGGCGACGACCGGCCTCGCCGACCACGAGCAGGGCATGGCGACGGGCCTGGCCACCATGACCCAGCAGATCGGCATCACGATGGGCACGCCGGTCATGTCGGCGATCGCAGCGGCGAACACCGACATCCACGACGGGATCACGACCGCAGTGATCGTGAACACCGCGGTGGTCGCCCTCGGGGTCCTGACCTCCTTCTTCTTCCTCCGGACCGAGAAGGCCTCCCACGCGGGTCGGTCCAGCTGA
- a CDS encoding helix-turn-helix transcriptional regulator yields MDTPTALGDFLRNRRARLQPEDVGLPNHGTRRRVPGLRREELALLAGVSITYYTHLEQGQSANASDSVLDALARALRLTPDEHTHLRDLARPPKAKRAAPHRPEYVRAPTRRLIDAMPQVPAVVLDGRNDVLAWNALGHALLAGHLDPASPDTPAARPNLTRMLFLDPHTRELYTDWTKEARVALSALRLVAGRNPQDSALAELIGSLLLRSADFAKLWSKHPVRDCTVGTKSLHHPAVGAMTLDFENLHLADGTGHRMLLYTAPEGSPSDAALRLLSSLTEEATRTRRTALRADAVEATDVSAADAEPAGWGADDLR; encoded by the coding sequence ATGGACACTCCCACGGCTTTGGGCGACTTCCTCCGCAACCGCCGCGCACGGCTCCAGCCGGAGGACGTCGGCCTGCCGAACCACGGCACCCGCAGGCGGGTACCCGGGTTGCGGCGCGAGGAGCTCGCCCTGCTGGCCGGGGTGAGCATCACGTACTACACGCACCTGGAGCAGGGGCAGAGCGCCAACGCCTCGGACAGCGTCCTGGACGCCCTCGCCCGCGCCCTGCGCCTCACGCCGGACGAGCACACGCACCTGCGCGACCTCGCCCGGCCGCCGAAGGCGAAACGGGCTGCGCCGCACCGCCCGGAGTACGTACGCGCCCCCACCCGCCGGCTGATCGACGCGATGCCGCAGGTACCCGCCGTGGTGCTGGACGGGCGCAACGACGTCCTCGCCTGGAACGCGCTGGGCCACGCCCTGCTCGCCGGGCACCTGGACCCCGCGAGCCCGGACACACCGGCCGCCCGCCCCAACCTCACGCGGATGCTCTTCCTGGACCCGCACACCCGCGAGCTGTACACCGACTGGACCAAGGAAGCCCGGGTGGCGCTCTCCGCGCTGCGTCTGGTCGCGGGCCGCAATCCGCAGGACAGCGCGCTGGCGGAGCTCATCGGCTCGCTCCTGCTGCGGAGCGCCGACTTCGCGAAGCTCTGGTCGAAGCACCCGGTGCGCGACTGCACCGTGGGGACGAAGTCGCTGCACCACCCGGCGGTGGGCGCGATGACCCTGGACTTCGAGAACCTCCACCTCGCCGACGGCACCGGCCACCGCATGCTGCTGTACACCGCCCCCGAGGGCTCCCCCTCCGACGCGGCGCTGCGCCTGCTGTCGAGCCTGACGGAGGAGGCGACCCGGACCCGGCGCACGGCGCTGCGCGCGGACGCGGTCGAAGCGACCGACGTGAGCGCGGCGGACGCGGAACCGGCCGGGTGGGGCGCGGACGACCTGCGGTAG
- a CDS encoding phosphorothioated DNA-binding restriction endonuclease, with product MTREALMSALAALRRAQMGSRRAPHKPLLMLWLLGRFAASGSSAVSYDEAEEPVSRLINDFGPAVTSPSRARERAAMPFVHLERGLWDLRDRDGAPIGADAPERGAPLRARGAHGRLRQEVETLLADPETFAAAARLLLEQHFTPALEAPICDAAGLDPAVFGKGAGVPADRKRRARRAGFAEEVLRAYAYSCAFCGFDGALGRNPVGLEAAHVRWHSQDGPDEVRNGLALCALHHALFDIGVLGLLPDLRIQVSPLYVARTRAGHAVDALHGQRVAEPRPGKPGIAEEFVLWHGRQVFKRPGTQAA from the coding sequence ATGACGCGCGAGGCGCTGATGAGCGCGCTGGCGGCGCTGCGACGTGCGCAGATGGGAAGCAGGCGGGCGCCGCACAAACCGCTGCTGATGCTGTGGTTGCTGGGGAGGTTCGCCGCGTCCGGCAGTTCCGCGGTCAGCTACGACGAGGCGGAGGAGCCCGTCAGCCGGCTGATCAACGACTTCGGGCCGGCGGTGACGAGCCCGTCCCGGGCGCGGGAGCGGGCTGCGATGCCGTTCGTCCACCTCGAGCGCGGCCTGTGGGACCTGCGGGACCGGGATGGTGCGCCCATCGGTGCGGACGCGCCCGAGCGGGGCGCCCCGCTCCGGGCCAGGGGCGCGCACGGTCGTCTCCGCCAGGAGGTCGAGACACTGCTCGCCGATCCGGAGACCTTCGCGGCGGCAGCCCGGCTCCTGCTGGAGCAGCACTTCACCCCGGCGCTGGAGGCGCCGATCTGCGACGCGGCCGGCCTGGACCCGGCTGTTTTCGGCAAAGGGGCGGGCGTACCGGCGGACCGCAAGCGGCGCGCGCGGCGGGCCGGATTCGCCGAGGAGGTGCTGCGGGCGTACGCGTACTCCTGCGCGTTCTGCGGCTTCGACGGTGCGCTCGGCCGCAACCCCGTGGGGCTGGAGGCCGCGCATGTGCGGTGGCACAGCCAGGACGGGCCCGACGAGGTGCGCAACGGGCTGGCCCTCTGCGCCCTGCACCACGCCCTCTTCGACATCGGTGTGCTGGGCCTCCTGCCCGATCTGCGGATCCAGGTCTCGCCGCTCTACGTGGCCAGGACCCGGGCGGGCCACGCCGTCGACGCCCTCCATGGTCAACGGGTCGCGGAGCCCCGGCCCGGTAAGCCGGGTATCGCGGAGGAGTTCGTCCTGTGGCACGGTCGGCAGGTCTTCAAGCGGCCGGGGACACAGGCGGCGTAG
- a CDS encoding helix-turn-helix transcriptional regulator, protein MDWTALGQALRAARESAGLRQVDVAKRLDVGESTVQSIERGQQFNKPTRTIRAYAAELGWSSGAVERVLAGGEPIVEEAVHRPDLTPFEPTAALSDSGLPLRIVADLTDSGPLLDTVVISLPGGGQAVVVVKGKAGGSPQEIQEALEAWRRTQTHLVERFVGEARPAESEAEAEREIRS, encoded by the coding sequence ATGGACTGGACCGCGCTTGGGCAAGCGCTTCGGGCGGCTCGGGAAAGCGCTGGGCTGAGGCAAGTGGACGTTGCCAAGCGGCTCGACGTCGGTGAGTCGACTGTGCAGTCGATCGAACGGGGCCAGCAGTTCAACAAGCCGACCCGCACCATTCGCGCTTATGCCGCTGAGCTCGGCTGGTCGAGCGGTGCGGTGGAGCGGGTCCTCGCAGGGGGCGAGCCGATCGTCGAGGAGGCTGTGCACAGGCCGGACTTGACGCCGTTCGAGCCGACGGCCGCCCTGTCCGACAGCGGTCTGCCGCTGCGCATCGTGGCGGACCTCACCGACAGTGGCCCCCTCCTTGACACAGTGGTGATCTCACTGCCGGGGGGCGGGCAGGCCGTGGTGGTCGTCAAGGGCAAGGCCGGCGGGTCGCCGCAAGAGATTCAGGAGGCTCTGGAGGCGTGGAGACGCACGCAGACGCACCTGGTCGAGAGGTTTGTCGGCGAAGCGCGGCCTGCGGAATCAGAAGCAGAGGCGGAACGGGAAATCCGGTCTTAG
- a CDS encoding ATP-binding protein, giving the protein MEPTTIGAVGPSALAHLMGGIVQRQREGVTPGPVDDLPVPEEPGHPEYHHRRRAAWALGRWETATPPRYRRADATLPAVRQWADAVAADPHTAGSLLLTGTTGTGKTHEAYGALRRIAAAGPCSYEVISITTADMYGRLRPKGSDRGTEEELRRLCHVPLLLLDDLGSAKASEWTEEMTYRLINERYNACRPSLYTSNLPARAPLDEHGHATGPDLTSALGGRITSRLSEDTRIIAMTGADRRRTAG; this is encoded by the coding sequence GTGGAACCCACCACCATCGGGGCCGTCGGCCCGTCCGCGCTCGCCCACCTCATGGGCGGCATCGTCCAGAGACAGCGCGAAGGCGTCACCCCCGGCCCCGTCGACGACTTACCCGTCCCCGAGGAGCCGGGCCACCCCGAGTACCACCACCGCCGGCGCGCCGCTTGGGCTCTCGGCCGCTGGGAGACCGCGACGCCGCCCCGCTACCGGCGGGCGGACGCCACGCTCCCCGCCGTTCGGCAATGGGCGGACGCCGTCGCCGCCGACCCGCACACCGCCGGGTCGCTGCTCCTCACCGGTACGACCGGCACCGGCAAGACACACGAGGCGTACGGCGCGCTCCGCCGCATCGCGGCTGCCGGACCCTGTTCGTACGAGGTCATCTCGATCACCACCGCCGACATGTACGGCCGCCTGCGTCCCAAGGGCTCGGACAGGGGCACCGAGGAGGAGTTGCGCCGCCTCTGCCACGTCCCGCTGCTGCTCCTGGACGACCTCGGATCGGCGAAGGCCAGCGAGTGGACGGAGGAGATGACGTACCGGCTGATCAACGAGCGGTACAACGCCTGCCGCCCCAGCCTCTACACCAGCAACCTGCCCGCCCGCGCTCCGCTCGACGAACATGGCCACGCCACCGGCCCCGACCTCACCAGCGCCCTCGGGGGGCGCATCACGTCACGGCTCTCCGAGGACACCCGGATCATCGCCATGACCGGCGCCGACCGCCGACGTACGGCCGGATGA
- a CDS encoding response regulator transcription factor, producing MIRVLLADDQAIVRTGMAMILSAEDDIEVVAHAHDGLHAVEQAAAHRPDVILMDIRMPRLDGLDALRLINRPGTVNPPKVVIVTTFDDDAYLTRAIAAGACGFILKDSGPRLLTEAIRAAATGDALVSPSLTLRLLRNHSPGRPTARTRGRTPISPAQPLTPREQEVVVLLADGLTNAEIASALSISTGTVKTHLSNVQSKLAARNRVEIAAWAWRTGLTGTE from the coding sequence GTGATCCGGGTGCTCCTCGCCGACGACCAGGCCATCGTCCGTACGGGGATGGCGATGATCCTCTCCGCCGAGGACGACATCGAGGTGGTCGCCCACGCCCACGACGGCCTGCACGCCGTCGAACAGGCCGCGGCGCACCGCCCCGACGTCATCCTCATGGACATCCGCATGCCCCGTCTCGACGGACTCGACGCGCTGCGCCTCATCAACCGCCCGGGCACGGTGAACCCCCCGAAGGTCGTCATCGTCACCACCTTCGACGACGACGCCTATCTCACCCGGGCCATCGCGGCGGGCGCCTGCGGCTTCATCCTCAAGGATTCGGGTCCCCGCCTGCTCACCGAGGCGATACGTGCCGCCGCCACCGGCGACGCCCTCGTGAGCCCCTCGCTCACCCTCCGCCTCCTGCGCAACCACAGCCCCGGCCGCCCCACCGCCCGTACCCGGGGGCGCACACCGATCTCCCCCGCCCAGCCCCTCACCCCGCGCGAACAGGAGGTCGTCGTCCTCCTCGCGGACGGCCTCACCAACGCCGAGATCGCCTCCGCCCTCTCCATCAGCACCGGCACCGTCAAGACCCACCTGAGCAACGTCCAGTCCAAGCTGGCAGCCCGCAACCGTGTGGAGATCGCCGCCTGGGCGTGGCGCACCGGGCTCACGGGGACGGAGTGA
- a CDS encoding histidine kinase, which produces MSTAAPRPSRSLRPLTRPVLRTGLRVLAGVAAALWLCAALYADYLAGVDRTPATGYLAVSGLAAAVPLVVRALRRDRIPAGVLAGAGAAVAVLSLGSTAALRAVAARPGEPLERADAYTFFEISALILVLAVTLRHGAPRTSAVAAPLLFAAVVVRPMAVEIDEGSLVVTLFAGLIAGTVATVSLGLRLVVADRRHRDENLRLEQRLAFARDLHDYVAHHVMGIVVHAQGAQAVAAARPEMITPALARIEEAGTEALASLRRMVSGLRAPDSSSGRADSGTAESGTAESGTFASGAFASGAGESGAGEEHTPCADLTRIRRLVADFTLPGAHARLVEEGPLDELPTDTMTVLHHIVMESLTNIRKHAADTRRITVHLGIADGHDHVTATVTNDGTARPAHSRGYGLTGLSERVTSTGGTFTAGDDPQGRWRVSARLPHPATETSA; this is translated from the coding sequence ATGTCCACCGCTGCGCCCCGGCCGTCCCGCTCGCTCCGCCCGCTCACCCGCCCCGTGCTCCGTACCGGTCTCCGCGTCCTGGCGGGGGTGGCCGCGGCGCTGTGGCTCTGCGCCGCCCTCTACGCGGACTACCTGGCCGGCGTCGACCGGACCCCGGCGACCGGATACCTCGCCGTCTCCGGGCTCGCGGCGGCCGTCCCGCTCGTCGTACGGGCGCTGCGCCGGGACCGGATACCGGCCGGGGTGCTCGCCGGCGCCGGGGCGGCCGTCGCCGTCCTCTCCCTCGGGTCCACGGCGGCGCTGCGCGCGGTCGCCGCCCGCCCCGGGGAGCCTCTCGAACGCGCGGACGCCTACACCTTCTTCGAGATCAGCGCACTGATCCTCGTCCTGGCCGTGACCCTGCGCCACGGGGCACCCCGGACGTCCGCCGTCGCCGCCCCGCTCCTGTTCGCGGCGGTGGTGGTACGGCCGATGGCGGTGGAGATCGACGAAGGCAGCCTCGTCGTCACCCTGTTCGCCGGACTGATCGCGGGCACGGTCGCGACGGTCTCCCTCGGCCTGCGCCTGGTGGTGGCCGACCGGCGGCACCGCGACGAGAACCTCAGGCTCGAACAGCGCCTCGCCTTCGCCCGCGACCTGCACGACTACGTCGCCCACCACGTGATGGGCATCGTCGTCCACGCCCAGGGAGCCCAAGCCGTCGCCGCCGCCCGCCCGGAGATGATCACCCCCGCGCTGGCCCGGATCGAGGAGGCCGGTACGGAGGCGCTCGCCTCCCTTCGCCGCATGGTCAGCGGCCTCCGAGCGCCCGACAGCTCCTCCGGCAGAGCCGATTCGGGGACGGCCGAGTCCGGGACGGCCGAGTCCGGGACGTTCGCGTCCGGCGCGTTCGCGTCCGGCGCGGGCGAGTCCGGCGCGGGCGAGGAGCACACCCCGTGTGCCGATCTCACCCGCATCCGCCGGCTCGTCGCCGACTTCACCCTCCCCGGCGCCCACGCCCGGCTGGTCGAGGAAGGCCCGCTCGACGAACTCCCCACCGACACCATGACCGTGCTCCACCACATCGTCATGGAGTCCCTCACCAACATACGGAAGCACGCCGCGGACACCCGCCGGATCACCGTCCACCTCGGCATCGCGGACGGCCACGACCACGTCACCGCCACCGTCACCAACGACGGCACCGCCCGACCCGCCCACAGCCGTGGCTACGGCCTCACCGGCCTCAGCGAGCGCGTCACCTCCACCGGCGGCACCTTCACCGCCGGCGACGACCCCCAGGGGCGGTGGCGCGTCAGCGCCCGACTCCCCCACCCCGCAACGGAGACGTCCGCGTGA